AATCAAATAACGGTTGACGAACTATTTGCGGTTGACCAGAGCCAGTTATACAACTAATAAAATTGCAATTAAATAATAGATGATAGAAAAATTCCTTATTCAATGAACTTTGATTATCAACATTCATAACCATTGCATTACCAGTTATCCAACTTTCATTCACTGTTCTATTCACTGTTCCACACGTTGAACCTCGACATGTAATTACAGTTTGCCACAATTTATGATTATATTTTATGTAACTTCCAACAACTCCATTAGCTCCATAAACAGGGTAGCCATCTTTGCTAAATTTCTCTTGAGAGATTGTAATAGGTTGATATATTTCAGCTATTTCTCCCAATCTTTTTTCCTCCCAATCACCAGTAAATCCTTTTAATCGTTTACCTCCTTTATGTGGTGGCGTCAACAACTGTTGCATAGCACCTTGTTTAATGGCTTTCTTTTTGGTAATAAGTTTATCTAAATTGGCAATTAATTCATCTACATCACTTAATGCAGTTGCAATGGCTTTTTGTTCTTCGAGTGAAGGCGGAAGAGCAAAAAGATACTTTTCCATACCATCTTTTGTGAGATGAAGCATTGTTGAGCCACTAGTTCCTTTTTTTAATTCTTCAGTAAGTTGAACAAGTTTATGATAATAGAACTGTTTATCAGTGATTTTATTATTACATTCAATTTTCCATATGTGATAATGAAATATAGCTTTATCTCCCCACCAAATATATGGACCAAATGAAGCAGACCACATAAAAATCAAATCCCCCTTATACATGTATTGATACTCTGGAAGGTTTAAATTTGAATAATAAAACCTTCCACCTCTTTGAGTTAAATTTTGTAACCTAACAACAGGTATACCAGAAGACTCCCACTCATTTATCGAATATGCACGTCCATTGATGTATTTAACCGCATCTTTTTGAGGAAGTACAATCCAATCATTTGGAATTAAACCAACTTCAGTTTGTTTAAAACCTTGTTTTTCCATTAGCTCCATACCAATCCCATTTTTTCAAGGTGAGCACTAACTTTATCTTCAAGTGTTTTTGTCTCTTTATCGAGCTCTATTAAGGTGTTTTCATAGCGTTCAGCTAATTGCTTTACCCTACCTGTTAAACGTTGTGAAATCGCTTCTATTTCAGTTTGGATAGAGGCTTTTATGCTAGCTAGCCATTTGTCATCCACTACCAAAGTTCTAACATCTTCTTCTGTTAATTCTTTGAACGTTTTAAGCGTTAAATTATCTAAAGCAGTTGTTTTATCTTTTTGGTCTTTTTTCAATTCAGCTTCTCGGTTGAAAAGTTTCAACAAATCATTCGCTATTGAAAGTGATTCTTTTTCGGCTGGATTGCTTTTTATTTCTTTAATAAAAGCTGTGAGGGTTGTTTTGGTGATAGTTCCTTTGTCGTTTGTTGCATCTGACAAAACACCTTCGTCTCCAGCGTGTTCTTCTTCAAAAGATACTAGTTCAGCTTGTACGCTTTCTAATTCGGTTTCGATACTAACTAAATCTTGGTATTCACTTGCCAAAAATCTATTGACAACCAATTCTTTTGGAATTAGGTCACACGTCCATCCTTTGTCAACTTCAGTACCTTTTTTGTTCTTTTCTAAAATGCGTTTTATTTTGGCAACCCAGCCATCCTCAACAATCAAATACACATCATCTTTTAGAGTTTCGTTCCAGTAATCTAACAAGTGTTGGTAGATGTCGTATTGACCAATCAATGGTTTATTTCCGTAACGCTCTAAAATGTCCTCAGAAATGGTTTTAATAAAATCTTTAGGTTTGGTATCAAATGAGATAGCATTCATTTTAGAATGATTCACACTTTTGAAATCTTCAAACAAACCATTTAATTGCGTATCGTATTGCATAAAATCGGAATGTTCAAAAATGGTGCTTTTTATAGCTGACTTTTCAACGTTCAATTTAGCATAACCTTCACGAATTGGTGAAAACAAATCCTTTCTTAAATTAGGATATACCGTCCAAAATTCTTGCAATGCATCAATATCTTTTTGAGGGATGCCACCATTTAAGTGAGCATTCAAATCTTGAATATCTTCTTCTTCTTGAGTATCTATATATCGTGGAATATTTAGATTGTATTCATTCTTTTCAATCTCACTGTAAGGAACTAATCGACAAAATTTATCAATTTCCCATTGGCGATTGAACGCATCCACTATTTTGTGAATGTCCTGTTCTCTCAAACGGTTTTTGTTACCATCTTTTATGTATCCTTTGCTAGCATCCATCATGAATACACCTTCACGGTCTTCTGCATTTTCTTTATCAATTACAATGATACATGCTGGGATTCCAGTTCCATAGAACAAGTTGGCTGGCAACCCGATAATTCCTTTTATCCATTTACGTTGCAATAAGTTTTTACGAATTTCTGCTTCTGCATTTCCTCTAAACAAAACCCCATGCGGAAGAATCACAGCTCCTTTACCTGTACTTTTCAAGGATGCAACAATGTGCAATAAAAAAGCATAGTCACCATTCTTTTCTGGTGGTACTCCGAAACCTCTGAATCGTTTAAATTCATCATCCATTGGATTGATACCAGTAACCCAGTTTTTAACTGAAAATGGAGGGTTTGCCACTACAAAGTCAAATCGTTTTAACGTTCCATCATTCTCTTTAAAGCTAGGTGTTGAGATGGTGTTCCCTCCAGATATAGAGGCCTCTGGATATCCATGCAACCACATATTCATGATAGCTAATCCTTTGGTGGCAATATCTTTTTCTTGTCCGTATAAAGTCAAACCATTTGGAGCTTCATCAGCCACCTTCAATAAAAGTGACCCCGACCCACATGTTGGGTCATAAGCTGTATAAGAAGGTTTGTCTGCTTTATCAACACTTATTACTTTTGATAAAATTCGAGACACCTCGGCTGGCGTATAGAATTGACCTTTGCTTTTTCCAGATTCTGTTGCAAAGTGACGCATTAAAAATTCGTAAGCATCACCTAATACATCATCATCCTCAGCACGGTTATTTTTGAAGTTAAGTCCTGGGTTTTCAAAGATGGCAATCAATTTAGACAGGGTTTCTACTTTGTCTTTACCACTTCCTAATTTATCATCATCATTGAAATCGACCAATTCCATTGAACCTTCTAATCCATTTGCGGAAAACAGTGGTCTAAGAATTTCTTTGTTGATTCGGTCTCCAATATCTGGTTTACCTTTTAAGGCTACCATGTCATCAAATGATGCCCCTTTTGGTATTTCAATTAATCCCATTGGATTACCAGCATACTTGTCTGAAATGTAATTTACAAAAAGCATTGTAAGTACGTAATCTTTATATTGTGAGGCATCCATTCCGCCTCTTAGTTCATCACAACTAGCCCATAGGGAGCTGTATAATTCTGATTTCTTTATTGCCATAGTTTGTACTTAATTTTTGATTACCTCAATGATTTCAACATAATTATCCAAGTTTCCAACTTTTACGATTTCACCTTCCAATTTATTTATCAAGGAAACAGCGAGTGGAGATTTAAAGAAAACATTTTGAATACCATTTATAACCTCATTCTTTTTTGATTCGTTTTCAGAAATATTAATTGTAATTGTTTTGTTTTGATTTATATAGTTAAGTTTTACTATACTCCCAACTTTAATTTTATTGTTTTCAGAAACAACTTCTATCTCATCAATATTATCCACAAACGAATCAATAATGTATTGATTCGATTCAATTGATTTTTCAATTGATTTTGATAAGATTGTTTCTACTTGAACTATTTCGTCAGTAAAAGCATTTGATGTTAAATTTATTTGGTCAGTTTCTATATCATTACCTTTTGAAATAACTTCTTTTATAAAATCAATAAGTTTATTTGTTTCTCGTTTTTGATTTCTCCACCAATTAGTACTCCATATCCTATGGAAAACAAATCCTTGCTTTTCAATAATTTTTTGTCTGTGAATATCATAGAGATATGCCTCCTTACTAGAGTGATAATTTGCTCCATCACATTCAATAGCAATCTTAGGAACATTTGTTAGTTTTGTGTCAATAACAATGTCGATTCTAAAACCTCCAACTTTCATTTGTGGAATAATACTAGCAGAATCGAAATTATCAACCAATGCTTGGTATACCTCTTCTTCAAATGGTGATTCTAAATCTTCACCAATAAACATATCTAATTTACTGCTATTTGGAGTGTTATCTGTTAGTGATTGGAGTACTTGATTTCTTCCTTCAATATTACCCTCACTAATAAACTTTGAATAAGCTAAATATGAGTAGAATACAGCTCTTTTATTGTTTTCTCCTTCAGCAAGTAAATAACTTTTGTAATCCATGAAAACTTGTTCTGGAATTGAAGTACATACATAAATTTTAAATTTTGCTCTGGTAATAATTACATTTAATAATTTATACCCTTTAGTGTGATTAATCGGACCAAATCTTTGAGAAAACTTGCCATCTTTGGAAATACCATATGTTGTTGACAATATGATTACATCACGTTCGTCACCTTGAATATTTTCTAAGTTTTTAATGAATAATCCTTGTTCTTCCAGTTCAATAATTTTATTATTGAATTCTTCATATTTAGAAAATTTTTGTCTCTCTAGAATTTTGCTCTTTATTAAATTTCTTTGTGCAATATTTAAAGTTGCAATACCTACTGTAGGATATTTTCCGTTAGGAAGTCGATTTATATTATTATCCAGAATTGAAATAACCATTTCGGCTTCCGAATCGTTTGTATGGTCAAAGAAAGTTCCATTTACTTGAATATATTTTATCGGAACATATTCAAAATTGTTTGGTAATGGCTTTAGTCTTTTATTGTAAAAAGCATGATTTGAAAAATCAATTAAAAACGGATGTCTTGAACGATAGTGAAAATCTAGATGCCTTTTTTCAAAATTTAACTCAGTTGCGAAATCTAACAATGATTCACAGGAAAGTAGGATGTTATTTTTATCAATCACTAAATTATTTTCTTCATCTAACTCATCTTCATCGTCAATAATTCCATCGAAAACTTTACTGAAATAATTAGACGGAGGCATCTGATGCTCGTCTCCAGCAATTATGATTTGCTTACCTTTTAATATTGCTGGTAAATTGTCTTCTAATCTTAATTGACTCGCTTCATCAAACATTACTATGTCAAAAAATTCATTCATTCCTTTAAACAGGTTAGAAGCAACGTCTGGTGAAGTAAGAATTATTGGGAAAAATGAAGTAAACAAATTTGGGTCATATTGGACAATCTGTCTTAACGATAAACGTCTATTTCTTGTACCTTGCTTTTTCAAATAAAGATTTCCTACCGAAATAGAACCATTATTTTTTCTTTCAAAACTCCTTGTTTCTTCAATTTGTTTATCATACCAAAAATGATTTACAAATTTTAATTGTTCATTTTTAATTCCATCAAGAATTACTTCAAGTTCTTTATGGTCATCATCACTTGTAGGCAAATTAACATTTGCATTTTTTATTAATAAACCATTTAAATAATTAGAAATAAAGCTATTTTTCCAATTACTATTATCTAAGAGCTTATCAATTATTTTCTTTGCTTTATCTTCTAGTAAATTATAAAACCTAAACCAATCAAATTCAACACTGAAATTATCAATCTCACTGTCGAAATAACTCTGTTTTAAAACTAAAAGTTCGTTAATTGCTGAAACAAAGTCTTTATGTGATTTGTATTTCAATTTTGATTTTGCCCATCCATCTGAATTTATTTTATCGTTTAATGAAGCAATTTCAAATTGAAGTTTGTTAAGTGTTTTAATTCGAGTATCTCCTTGTTCAGACACTAATAAATTTTTACTTTCATACTCATTACGCAACTTATTTACAAACTCATCGGAATTACTTTCAAGTTCATTAAAGATGTTATTGTAGGAATTAACGTTCTTGAACAATTCATCATGAACTTTAAAATTGAAAGGTAAATCTGGACATTCATTAAGTTTATCCGACAAAATTTTAAAGGTCGATAATTTTAAATCTATGAACTTCTTAAGTTCAGAAACTAGATTGATTAAAGTTTGTTTTGAACTAATTGACAAGCTCAAATTTTGATTTACTTCAAGTGAAATGTTGTCTAGGTAATTTATACATGATTCATTGTAAACTTTGGAAAAACAAAAGCTATCAAATTCATTTTGTATATTTTCAATGAAGCCTTGCTTTGTCTGAAGGATACTAATTTCGAAATCATCTTTAATCTTATAGTTTTCGATTAGACTATTTGTTAAGTTCCCAATTTTAAAGTCCTTCGATTTTAACAATTGTATTTTCAATCTCGAAAATTCTTTCTTTAATTCAGATTGATTCGCTATTAATTTTCTTTTGTGCGATGAGAATACTGAGAATATTTTAAAAGAAAGTTTACTTGTTTTTTCCTCGTCTAAAATATCATTTAAGTTTGTGTATTCTGAAAAAATTGTATTGATGGTCTTTAATCTACTCTCAATTTCAGACAATTCTTTTTCAAATTCAGTTCTTCGAGATTCAGTGAAAACAAGAAAATTCTCTTCTATAATTGAATTTAATTCAAGTTCAATTTGATTGAATTCTTTTTCAAAAGACAGAATATCATCTAACTGTTGCTTCAAATCATTTCTTCTCAACCTAAAAAATTCTGACTTAACTATTTCTATGTTTGCAATTATTGCATTTATTGAATCACTATAAAATTGAAAATCCTCATTAATTTTTTGTTCGATTACATAAGGATTATCACCAATTAATTTATTGGGATTTAAAAATGAATGAGTAGTAATTGATTTATACCTATTATATAATCCTTCACCTTTTTCAATTAAATCACTTAAACTATCTAGTTCTTCGACTGTGTAGTTGAAGTCATTCAAGTCAAATTTTATTTCTTGATAATCCGAGGATTGTTTTATTGATTTAATGAGCTCACCAACAACATGAGTCCAGTTATTATTTCCCAATATTTTGCCGTCAAGAAATTTATGTTGGGAATTTATTAGAGCTATTTTTGACTTTGCTTTTTCAATTAATTTAACTAGCTCAGATTGAGATTGAAAATTAGAATAAACTTTATGCGGATAATTATCAACTCTTTCCCTTACAGAATCGACCACAAACCTTCTGTCTTTTACAATATCTCTGATTAGAACGCAATGATGGCTTAACCCTTTTTCATTTAAAGAATTATGCAAAACTTCCAAAGCAGTCCTTTTTTCACAAACAACAATTGTTTTACGATTATTCTCCAATGCATTGATTAAAAGTGCTGTTAAGGTTTGACTCTTACCTGTCCCTGGAGGTCCTTGTATCAATAAGTTTTTATGATTTTGCATGGAATTTAATATACCTTGCTGTGTCGGGTCAGTCTCAATTGATGAAATTGGTTGAAATGATGAAAAATAAGAATCTACTTTATTAAGATTCAAATTTTCTAAACTCATTAATTCTGAATAGTCATCAATAATATTTTGTTTTTGCACTTCAAAAATCGAAAAAAGTCCGCCAAACTCTATAAATGAATTGGTAGTGCTTAAAGGAAGTTTTTCGTATTTATTTCTATCACCTATAGAAGTGATGTTTTCAATTTTAGATTTAAAGATTTCTTTTAAGTCATCTGGAACAATCGAATTTATCTGTTTAATCAAACTTGTACATATCTCAATTAATTCTTCCTTATTTATTAAGCCATCATCTAGAATATGATTTGGTATCGGCTCAATTTCAATGTTAGAATCGTTTTTTAAATGATTTACTAAAACTTCATTTAAATAGATTGGGTCATCCTCTGTTCTGATAATTTCCCAAGTATTAAACTCTTTTGTTCGTTTTATTCGTAATGACCAAATTAATATAGGTGAAACCGTTATTTTATTATCTAAATTATCACGTCTAACCAAAATAGGAAAACCAAAACCAAATGTATTAATCCCTTTTTCAGATTCAATTGCTTCAGTTTGATTAATCAAATTCTCAAATCCTTTTGTAATTCTAACAAGTTGAGATTGCTCTTCTTCAATAAGCGAATTTAAATCTGGAACATTATCCTTCCAGCTTATTTTAAATTTCAAAGGTTGCTCACTTAAAAGTGAATCAACAAAATTTTTCGGTAAATTCTTATCGATTTGAGCTAACCTAGAAAAGTCAAATTTATATCTTGAATTTGCTGGAATAGCATTTAAATGGACACCTCTTCGGTTTCCGATTTTTAGTCTATTTTGCAGTTCTTTTATTAGTTTTTCCGAAATTTCCATTTTTATTACTGATTGGAATTGTATTTTTTAGAGAATATTTACAATATAATCTAATCTGAATTCTAAATTAAATTATAAGTTTAAAAAAAATGAAATATCATTGAATTTAGTTATATTTAAATTTATTTACAATACTCTTTGTACCCATCAGTATAACCAAAAACGGCGGCTGCACTAATCGGCCTCATGTCTAATTGTAGTTTTTTATTGGTACGAACTTGATTGATTCTAGTATAAATATCACACCAGTTTTTTGAGTTTAACAATGGTTGTGCCTGAATTAAAGTTCCAATTAAGTTAATCGAGTATGAAGTAGGTGCTTTGCTCATGGCCTGTTTAGCAAACACAATTGCTGATTTTACATTAAAATAATCGTCCATAGCTTTTAGGTAAGCATAGCAAATCAGTTCCTCGGCAGTGGCTTTGTTGATGAAGTTTTTGTAGTTCAGTTGTGGTTGTTTTTCAAATAAATAGGCTAAATATTCCGGAGCATTAGATTTACCTTTTACATTCCATCCTAGGCTATTGATTAAAGCTAATTTAACTGCAATAGGATTTTTCGAATTAGTTAGGAATTGTAATTGTTGGTCAGTAATCTTCCCATTTGATTTTGCAGCGGTTTTGATAATCGTTATGTCCCTATATCCTTTGTAGAAAGGAGTAGAGGTTAGGGGAGAGTCGGCAAAACTAGTATTGGCAATGCAAAAAAAGTAAAGGCAAAGTAGTAGGGTTTTAATTTTCATAGTATTGGGGTATTGCAAATAAACGTATGAATTGTTGTACTTATTGTATGTTGTGAAAGTAGTTATTTTTGGTAAGCCAACCAAGTCCAAATGGAAATTCCAAAAGGGAATGTGCAAATCAAAGTGGTTAAAGTATAGTTTGTTGGAATTACACCGCTAAAGTGCGATTCAATTAATTTTTGTTGTTAATTAGATTCACTACTAGTTTAATCATTATTTCTTTTTCCTCAGGTTTGCTTTCGGCTATCATAATGGTTATGGCTACTAAGGCATTATCACCAATTCGTTTTGTTCCCACTTCATTTAGCAATTTATCATTTAAGCTTAAGAAATAGATAAATAACCCAGCCGCAATACGTTTGTTTCCATCAGAAAAAGAATTGTTTTTTACCACGAAGTACAATAAATTGGCTGCTTTTTCTTCCAAAGAAGGATATAAATCAATCCCATCAAATGTTTGATAAATGGTTTCCAAAGAACTTTTGAAAGATTGGTCTTTTTCATTCCCAAACAATTTGCCTGCTTTTTGATACTCACGCCAAATAGTTATTTGATGAATAGCATCTTCATAGCTGAGTTTTTGAATCTCAGTTTCTGAAGAATCGCTATCAATGGTAAGTTTTTGATGGTCGTATTTGTCTAAGGTTTCCAATGCATACGCATATTGCTCGATTACACCTAAGATTCCTTTGGCTTCGGTTGAAGTTAAACTTTCTATATTCCCTGCATTAGCCGCTAGTTTGATGGCCTGTTGCAAATCGGAATACTTGTAATGGAGTTCTTTTAATCGTTTTTCGTTTAGTGCATAGCCTTGAACTAAATAGTCTTTTAAACGCTGGGTTGCCCATTGACGGAATTGGGTTCCTTGTATAGAATTTACTCTATAACCCACTGAAATTATGGCGTCAAGGTTAAAATAGTCAACTTCATATGTTTTTCCATCATTAGCAGTTGTTGCATTTTTTGCAACAACTGAAAGCCTATTTAGTTCTTCACTTTCGAAAATTTTTTTTAAGTGTCTCGAAATAACAGATTTATCTCTATCAAAAAGTTCTGCAATCTGATTGAGAGATAACCATATTGTTTCATTATTAAACATTACTTCAATTTGAGCTCCGTTTTCATTAGAAGAATATATTATGATTTCGCTCATTATTTCATTATTTTAAATATTATTTTTCTGTATTGTTGCACATTGAAGGAATTGGGTTCCTTGCTTTGATTTAACTCGGTAGCCTACAGAAATGATTACATCGAGGTTATAATACGATACAGGTTTATCAGAATTTGCAATATGCATTTTTTGCATATTGCTTTTTTCATCTAACTCATTTTCATTAAAAACATTTCTAATGTGTCTAGAAATAACGGATTGATCTCTTTGAAATAAAAGCACTAATTGTTCTTGAGTTAACCAAACGGTATCGTTATCAAAACTTACTTGAAGTTCAATAGCATTATTTACCGACTTGTATATTTCTACTTGATGCTTCATCATGCTACTTTTTCATTAGTTATGCAAAGGAAAAAAAGGTTGAGAAGTAAGTTTTTATTTTTCATAGTATTGGGGTATAGTTAATAAATGTATGAATTGTTGTACTTATAGTATGTTGTGAAAGTAGTTATTTTAAATAAGTTAACCAAGCTCAAATTGAAATACCAAAACGGAACCATAAATTTCATCGTTTTACCAAAATAATGTTAGGAATTTCATGATAGAGTTGCCCTTTGAGAATATCTGATCCCATAGTGTACGTTACATTAGAAACAAATCCACTTGGAGTTTTCTTGTAGGTAAGTTCACTTTCGGGTGAGTCAACGCTGTATACTTTGTCAACCACAATATCATGGTACAAACTTTCTTTAATAACAACTTCTTGATTTAATAAGGTTTTTGCTTGTATAGACACTAACTCTAAGTCGTTTGTATCTTCGGGACACAAACTATGTTCGGCTTTATAATAGCGGTTGCTATTAATACACTGAATCCAGCAATCATTGTGTTTGTCCTTAGGAATAAGCACAATGAAATACGCTTCCGATTCTCCTTCTTTTGGGTTGTAATTTTTAAATCGCACAATTTGCCCAGCTTGGAATAGTGTTTTCATAGTATTTATGATAGTGTTAAATGAATTAAGGTATTGATTTCATATCGTATTTGAATTCCAATTTTCCAAAGTAATTTAGAATCTTCTTTCAATTTTAACGAAACCGATAGTGCATTCTTTTTTGTAATTCCTCCTGCAGGAAAAGGCAACTTAAATTCTTCGGTAAACTGTAATCCTTCGTATGAATTAATGTTTTTAGAAGTGTCAATATACACTGCTAGAACTCGAATGTACTCGGCACCAAGACCTTCTGAATAATCAAAAAGAAGATTTAATTTATCTTCTAAATTGAAATCACTCGGATTGAAATACCTGCTTTCTTGAAAATTGTTTATTTCGTTTAACCGAATGGTTTCTTCAGCTACTAAAAAGTTTCGTTTTACTGCTTTCATTATTTTTATGAGTTTAAATTATATTACAAATTTCATATCTAATTCCGTATTATATGTACGGAGTTAAATAGAATTCAAAAAAAATGCCTCAGTATGAGTGAGGCATTGGAATTCAAGTTATTTGATTTATTGCTTTTGATAAGGGAAGTTACGTCCTACTTTACGCATCATCCTTTCCATTACTGCATTTGCAGAACTGAATACATCTTCATTCATTTGTTTGTAAAAACGCCATAGCAAATCGCCATCTTTACCATTGTAAATCGCCATAGTCAATTCTCCAGTGGCTACTTTTCCAACTCCAAATAATATTGTAGTTACTATTGCTCCGCCTTCACTTCCTGTTTTTTCATAGGAATAACTACATTTGATTA
This sequence is a window from Flavobacterium ammoniigenes. Protein-coding genes within it:
- a CDS encoding restriction endonuclease subunit S — encoded protein: MEKQGFKQTEVGLIPNDWIVLPQKDAVKYINGRAYSINEWESSGIPVVRLQNLTQRGGRFYYSNLNLPEYQYMYKGDLIFMWSASFGPYIWWGDKAIFHYHIWKIECNNKITDKQFYYHKLVQLTEELKKGTSGSTMLHLTKDGMEKYLFALPPSLEEQKAIATALSDVDELIANLDKLITKKKAIKQGAMQQLLTPPHKGGKRLKGFTGDWEEKRLGEIAEIYQPITISQEKFSKDGYPVYGANGVVGSYIKYNHKLWQTVITCRGSTCGTVNRTVNESWITGNAMVMNVDNQSSLNKEFFYHLLFNCNFISCITGSGQPQIVRQPLFDFIVSYPENLSEQIAIATMLSDMDLEIEQLESKKAKYQSVKQGMMQELLTGKTRLI
- a CDS encoding type I restriction-modification system subunit M, which encodes MAIKKSELYSSLWASCDELRGGMDASQYKDYVLTMLFVNYISDKYAGNPMGLIEIPKGASFDDMVALKGKPDIGDRINKEILRPLFSANGLEGSMELVDFNDDDKLGSGKDKVETLSKLIAIFENPGLNFKNNRAEDDDVLGDAYEFLMRHFATESGKSKGQFYTPAEVSRILSKVISVDKADKPSYTAYDPTCGSGSLLLKVADEAPNGLTLYGQEKDIATKGLAIMNMWLHGYPEASISGGNTISTPSFKENDGTLKRFDFVVANPPFSVKNWVTGINPMDDEFKRFRGFGVPPEKNGDYAFLLHIVASLKSTGKGAVILPHGVLFRGNAEAEIRKNLLQRKWIKGIIGLPANLFYGTGIPACIIVIDKENAEDREGVFMMDASKGYIKDGNKNRLREQDIHKIVDAFNRQWEIDKFCRLVPYSEIEKNEYNLNIPRYIDTQEEEDIQDLNAHLNGGIPQKDIDALQEFWTVYPNLRKDLFSPIREGYAKLNVEKSAIKSTIFEHSDFMQYDTQLNGLFEDFKSVNHSKMNAISFDTKPKDFIKTISEDILERYGNKPLIGQYDIYQHLLDYWNETLKDDVYLIVEDGWVAKIKRILEKNKKGTEVDKGWTCDLIPKELVVNRFLASEYQDLVSIETELESVQAELVSFEEEHAGDEGVLSDATNDKGTITKTTLTAFIKEIKSNPAEKESLSIANDLLKLFNREAELKKDQKDKTTALDNLTLKTFKELTEEDVRTLVVDDKWLASIKASIQTEIEAISQRLTGRVKQLAERYENTLIELDKETKTLEDKVSAHLEKMGLVWS
- a CDS encoding AAA domain-containing protein translates to MEISEKLIKELQNRLKIGNRRGVHLNAIPANSRYKFDFSRLAQIDKNLPKNFVDSLLSEQPLKFKISWKDNVPDLNSLIEEEQSQLVRITKGFENLINQTEAIESEKGINTFGFGFPILVRRDNLDNKITVSPILIWSLRIKRTKEFNTWEIIRTEDDPIYLNEVLVNHLKNDSNIEIEPIPNHILDDGLINKEELIEICTSLIKQINSIVPDDLKEIFKSKIENITSIGDRNKYEKLPLSTTNSFIEFGGLFSIFEVQKQNIIDDYSELMSLENLNLNKVDSYFSSFQPISSIETDPTQQGILNSMQNHKNLLIQGPPGTGKSQTLTALLINALENNRKTIVVCEKRTALEVLHNSLNEKGLSHHCVLIRDIVKDRRFVVDSVRERVDNYPHKVYSNFQSQSELVKLIEKAKSKIALINSQHKFLDGKILGNNNWTHVVGELIKSIKQSSDYQEIKFDLNDFNYTVEELDSLSDLIEKGEGLYNRYKSITTHSFLNPNKLIGDNPYVIEQKINEDFQFYSDSINAIIANIEIVKSEFFRLRRNDLKQQLDDILSFEKEFNQIELELNSIIEENFLVFTESRRTEFEKELSEIESRLKTINTIFSEYTNLNDILDEEKTSKLSFKIFSVFSSHKRKLIANQSELKKEFSRLKIQLLKSKDFKIGNLTNSLIENYKIKDDFEISILQTKQGFIENIQNEFDSFCFSKVYNESCINYLDNISLEVNQNLSLSISSKQTLINLVSELKKFIDLKLSTFKILSDKLNECPDLPFNFKVHDELFKNVNSYNNIFNELESNSDEFVNKLRNEYESKNLLVSEQGDTRIKTLNKLQFEIASLNDKINSDGWAKSKLKYKSHKDFVSAINELLVLKQSYFDSEIDNFSVEFDWFRFYNLLEDKAKKIIDKLLDNSNWKNSFISNYLNGLLIKNANVNLPTSDDDHKELEVILDGIKNEQLKFVNHFWYDKQIEETRSFERKNNGSISVGNLYLKKQGTRNRRLSLRQIVQYDPNLFTSFFPIILTSPDVASNLFKGMNEFFDIVMFDEASQLRLEDNLPAILKGKQIIIAGDEHQMPPSNYFSKVFDGIIDDEDELDEENNLVIDKNNILLSCESLLDFATELNFEKRHLDFHYRSRHPFLIDFSNHAFYNKRLKPLPNNFEYVPIKYIQVNGTFFDHTNDSEAEMVISILDNNINRLPNGKYPTVGIATLNIAQRNLIKSKILERQKFSKYEEFNNKIIELEEQGLFIKNLENIQGDERDVIILSTTYGISKDGKFSQRFGPINHTKGYKLLNVIITRAKFKIYVCTSIPEQVFMDYKSYLLAEGENNKRAVFYSYLAYSKFISEGNIEGRNQVLQSLTDNTPNSSKLDMFIGEDLESPFEEEVYQALVDNFDSASIIPQMKVGGFRIDIVIDTKLTNVPKIAIECDGANYHSSKEAYLYDIHRQKIIEKQGFVFHRIWSTNWWRNQKRETNKLIDFIKEVISKGNDIETDQINLTSNAFTDEIVQVETILSKSIEKSIESNQYIIDSFVDNIDEIEVVSENNKIKVGSIVKLNYINQNKTITINISENESKKNEVINGIQNVFFKSPLAVSLINKLEGEIVKVGNLDNYVEIIEVIKN
- the rhuM gene encoding virulence protein RhuM/Fic/DOC family protein — encoded protein: MSEIIIYSSNENGAQIEVMFNNETIWLSLNQIAELFDRDKSVISRHLKKIFESEELNRLSVVAKNATTANDGKTYEVDYFNLDAIISVGYRVNSIQGTQFRQWATQRLKDYLVQGYALNEKRLKELHYKYSDLQQAIKLAANAGNIESLTSTEAKGILGVIEQYAYALETLDKYDHQKLTIDSDSSETEIQKLSYEDAIHQITIWREYQKAGKLFGNEKDQSFKSSLETIYQTFDGIDLYPSLEEKAANLLYFVVKNNSFSDGNKRIAAGLFIYFLSLNDKLLNEVGTKRIGDNALVAITIMIAESKPEEKEIMIKLVVNLINNKN
- the rhuM gene encoding RhuM family protein — translated: MMKHQVEIYKSVNNAIELQVSFDNDTVWLTQEQLVLLFQRDQSVISRHIRNVFNENELDEKSNMQKMHIANSDKPVSYYNLDVIISVGYRVKSKQGTQFLQCATIQKNNI